One region of Parerythrobacter jejuensis genomic DNA includes:
- a CDS encoding GMC oxidoreductase — MILDPGKGDTLPAQVDFCVIGGGTIGLPIALELSRATKAPVLCLESGEAAQEADTHPLHTVEHEASEYAGAQAGRFRGLGGTSARWGGALIPFQPADMARWPVASEDLAPFLSQVETMFGLDAGEYAPPGSEADLGPDLSARLAKWPPFAKRNVASLLRDDLDRSENCRVALNTTVTGIEPGDDGVILTVATPDRMRSTLVARRVIIAAGAIETTRLALLLDRTMDGAVRRVSPSLGQYFSDHLSIAIGQIDPADRAALNHQFGFRFAPSGMMRNLRFELADGSGARGVVPPGFVHIGYETDGTGGFDHLRDAMQSIQRRKVPGLRTIAGLARHAPWLVRAIAWRYRHKRQLFPDRADLVAHGVIEQIPDAANRITLSEQATDAFGTPLPAIRWQVGQRDIANMNILAELFEREWKASPLHQAGTFARFEPAQIEDAVRHSGGIYHPTGSTRMGTSAADGVVDADLRLFAEPRIQLCSTSVLPSGGGANPTMTALLLAMRLVAQHARPE; from the coding sequence ATGATCCTCGATCCCGGGAAAGGGGATACTTTGCCGGCGCAGGTCGATTTCTGCGTAATCGGTGGCGGCACGATCGGGCTTCCTATCGCGCTGGAACTGAGCCGGGCCACCAAAGCACCTGTACTGTGCCTCGAATCCGGGGAGGCGGCGCAGGAGGCTGATACCCACCCTCTCCATACTGTCGAGCATGAAGCCAGCGAGTATGCCGGTGCCCAGGCGGGCCGGTTCAGAGGCCTGGGCGGAACGTCCGCACGCTGGGGTGGAGCGCTGATCCCGTTTCAGCCTGCCGATATGGCAAGATGGCCGGTCGCGTCAGAGGATCTGGCGCCGTTTCTATCCCAAGTGGAAACGATGTTCGGGCTGGATGCGGGGGAGTACGCGCCGCCGGGCAGTGAGGCCGATCTGGGGCCGGACTTGTCCGCGCGTCTGGCCAAATGGCCGCCCTTCGCCAAGCGCAATGTCGCCTCGCTCTTGCGTGATGATCTGGACCGCAGCGAGAATTGCAGGGTTGCGCTCAACACGACCGTGACCGGGATCGAGCCAGGTGATGACGGGGTCATTCTGACTGTGGCGACACCGGACAGGATGCGATCAACGCTTGTGGCCAGGCGCGTGATTATCGCGGCCGGTGCCATCGAAACCACCCGGCTGGCGCTGTTGCTTGACCGCACTATGGACGGGGCTGTGCGGCGTGTTTCGCCGTCTTTGGGACAGTACTTTTCCGACCATCTTTCGATCGCAATCGGGCAGATTGATCCGGCCGATCGTGCAGCGCTTAACCACCAGTTCGGCTTCCGCTTTGCGCCATCGGGTATGATGCGCAACCTGCGGTTCGAACTTGCGGACGGGTCCGGAGCGCGCGGTGTGGTGCCACCGGGATTTGTCCATATTGGCTACGAAACGGATGGAACCGGCGGCTTTGATCATTTGCGCGACGCCATGCAATCGATCCAGCGCCGCAAAGTGCCGGGTTTGCGCACCATAGCGGGCCTTGCGCGCCATGCGCCGTGGCTCGTCCGGGCCATTGCGTGGCGCTATCGCCACAAGCGGCAGCTGTTTCCCGACCGCGCTGATCTGGTGGCCCATGGCGTGATCGAGCAAATCCCCGACGCCGCAAACCGGATCACTTTGAGCGAGCAAGCGACAGATGCATTCGGCACGCCTTTGCCAGCGATCCGGTGGCAAGTCGGGCAGCGCGACATCGCCAACATGAATATTCTCGCCGAACTGTTCGAACGGGAATGGAAAGCAAGTCCACTGCACCAGGCGGGAACATTCGCGCGTTTCGAACCCGCGCAAATCGAGGATGCTGTGCGCCATTCTGGCGGGATCTATCACCCGACCGGCTCGACGCGGATGGGTACGAGTGCCGCCGATGGGGTGGTGGATGCCGATCTGCGCCTGTTTGCCGAGCCGCGTATCCAGTTGTGCAGCACGTCGGTCTTGCCGTCAGGAGGCGGTGCCAATCCAACGATGACAGCACTCTTGCTTGCCATGCGTCTTGTTGCGCAGCATGCTCGGCCTGAGTGA
- a CDS encoding SDR family oxidoreductase codes for MKLEQGTAAIVTGGASGLGHASAVALAEQGFKVAIFDVNTDEGPAKAEEIGGLFCHVDITDEQSVVDGFEAARAAHGQERLTVHCAMTSKRGKTIGWDKANGCYKRLSTEDYAFGAEGILVSSYRIASHSALGMANSDPVTEDGERGAIILTASVAAQDGQIGQTIYGSCKSGVNGLVLPMARDLMELGIRVNSIMPGIFATPLMLGMKDRNPQMWDQLNASVPFPKRLGHPEEFASLVLEIARNGYINGHQFRLDGAIRMPPK; via the coding sequence ATGAAACTGGAACAGGGCACAGCGGCAATCGTCACCGGGGGCGCATCAGGGTTGGGCCATGCCAGCGCGGTTGCCCTGGCAGAACAAGGCTTCAAAGTTGCGATCTTCGATGTGAACACCGACGAGGGCCCCGCCAAGGCCGAGGAGATCGGCGGCCTGTTCTGCCATGTCGACATCACTGACGAACAATCGGTGGTCGACGGTTTCGAAGCCGCCCGGGCCGCCCACGGGCAAGAACGCCTGACGGTGCATTGCGCCATGACCAGCAAGCGCGGCAAGACCATCGGCTGGGACAAGGCGAATGGTTGCTACAAGCGCCTCTCGACCGAGGATTACGCTTTCGGTGCGGAGGGCATCCTGGTCTCCAGCTATCGCATCGCCAGCCACTCCGCGCTTGGCATGGCAAACAGCGATCCGGTGACCGAAGATGGCGAGCGCGGGGCCATCATCCTGACCGCCAGCGTTGCCGCGCAAGACGGGCAGATCGGGCAGACCATCTATGGCAGCTGCAAGAGCGGGGTGAACGGCCTGGTGCTGCCGATGGCGCGCGATTTGATGGAGCTCGGCATCCGGGTCAATTCGATCATGCCGGGCATCTTCGCGACTCCGTTGATGCTGGGGATGAAGGATCGCAATCCGCAAATGTGGGATCAGCTCAACGCCAGCGTGCCCTTCCCCAAGCGGCTCGGCCATCCGGAGGAATTCGCTTCGCTGGTGCTGGAAATCGCCCGCAACGGATACATCAACGGCCACCAGTTCCGGCTCGACGGTGCGATCCGGATGCCCCCGAAATAG
- a CDS encoding DUF6356 family protein codes for MNIFTDHPRSVGETYTEHFRVASSFGIPMIGGGIACLLHGAFPFLFRNTGSTIVRKLHARMVANRVRPERSSQKGQQLDWCI; via the coding sequence ATGAATATCTTCACCGATCATCCGCGTAGCGTGGGCGAAACCTATACGGAGCATTTCCGTGTCGCCTCCAGCTTCGGGATACCGATGATCGGAGGCGGGATTGCCTGCCTGCTGCACGGCGCGTTTCCATTCCTGTTCAGGAACACCGGCAGCACCATCGTGCGCAAATTGCATGCGCGCATGGTCGCCAACCGGGTCCGCCCGGAACGCTCCAGCCAGAAGGGCCAGCAGCTCGACTGGTGTATCTGA
- a CDS encoding YeiH family protein, with translation MAKTGPETYWMADLYGELQLAEPAPRRSLVSYLPGLGLVLVASLAALWLSEHYGPPAVLMGLLIGLALNFTNSDTRLSPGLDFASQTLLRIGIVLIGLRITWAEIAGLGVQPFLYLVMIMAGVIAAGLLAARLLRQDLAFGLLAGGATAICGASAALALWSLLGEKRVSSERFTIVLLGTTIASAAAMTFYPAIAGFLGLSDQQAGFLIGASIHDVAQAIGGGFAYSDPAGEVAAVVKLSRVAMLVPILLLVSFVIARSDKDADGDVAEKLTLARALPWFIVGFILLVAINSLVALPDVVTKTGAEAASLFLLFAVTAAAIKSNLGGLLAHSLRSFGPVIITTLTAFLLALLATQML, from the coding sequence ATGGCTAAAACGGGACCCGAAACCTACTGGATGGCTGACCTCTACGGGGAGCTTCAGCTTGCCGAGCCGGCACCACGGCGCAGCCTGGTTTCCTATTTGCCGGGCCTTGGTCTGGTCCTGGTGGCTTCGCTGGCTGCGCTTTGGCTAAGCGAGCATTATGGTCCGCCTGCCGTCTTGATGGGCCTGTTGATCGGCCTCGCTCTCAACTTCACCAATTCCGATACCCGCCTATCACCCGGTCTCGATTTTGCCTCGCAGACCTTGCTGCGGATCGGCATCGTGCTGATCGGGCTCAGGATTACCTGGGCGGAGATTGCGGGGCTGGGGGTGCAACCCTTCCTCTATCTCGTGATGATCATGGCGGGCGTGATTGCGGCAGGTTTGCTGGCCGCTCGATTGCTGCGGCAGGATCTGGCTTTCGGTCTGCTGGCCGGCGGTGCCACTGCCATTTGCGGCGCCTCGGCAGCGCTCGCCTTGTGGAGCCTGCTGGGGGAGAAGCGGGTCTCCTCCGAGCGTTTCACCATCGTGCTGCTGGGGACCACGATCGCCAGCGCAGCAGCGATGACCTTCTATCCGGCCATAGCGGGATTCCTGGGACTGAGTGACCAGCAAGCAGGATTCCTGATCGGGGCATCGATCCACGATGTTGCACAAGCCATCGGCGGCGGCTTTGCCTATTCCGATCCTGCGGGAGAAGTCGCGGCGGTGGTCAAGCTCTCACGCGTGGCGATGCTGGTGCCAATCCTGTTGCTGGTGTCCTTCGTGATCGCGCGTTCTGACAAGGACGCTGACGGCGATGTGGCCGAAAAGCTCACACTTGCGCGCGCGCTGCCGTGGTTCATCGTCGGATTTATCTTGCTGGTGGCGATCAACAGTCTGGTTGCTTTGCCTGATGTGGTAACGAAGACCGGGGCAGAGGCGGCCAGCCTATTCCTGCTCTTCGCCGTGACTGCGGCGGCCATCAAGTCCAACCTGGGCGGATTGCTGGCACATAGTTTGCGCAGTTTCGGGCCGGTGATTATAACAACCCTGACAGCGTTTCTTCTGGCGTTGTTGGCCACGCAAATGCTGTGA
- a CDS encoding aldo/keto reductase family protein, with product MRAIQLPATDLKISRFVFGTSGLFNVRGSDRREALLEEAVAQGFTHFDTAPYYGFGHAERDLAPVLRRHPDVTVTTKVGLYSPGGEAQPAWQVFARKAAGRVLHPISKPALDFGLQRAKMSLLDSLERLGREHIDLLLLHEPQADLVQTDEWLRWLEDCRTEGKVRYFGMAGMPLDVAPLVEQAPALGEVLQLADSLDQHEADAVFTTQPMQITYGYVSAAATRARSLNVTGVLTKALQRNRSGAVIVSTTRPERLAQYAPIADRDEA from the coding sequence ATGCGCGCGATCCAGCTTCCTGCCACCGATCTCAAGATTTCGCGGTTTGTTTTCGGCACGTCGGGCCTGTTCAATGTCCGCGGGAGCGATCGGCGCGAGGCCTTGCTGGAAGAGGCAGTGGCGCAGGGGTTTACCCATTTCGATACGGCCCCCTATTACGGCTTCGGCCATGCAGAACGTGATCTGGCGCCCGTATTGCGACGCCATCCCGATGTGACCGTGACGACCAAGGTCGGGCTCTATTCACCGGGCGGGGAGGCACAGCCGGCCTGGCAGGTCTTTGCCCGCAAGGCGGCAGGGCGTGTGCTTCACCCGATCAGCAAGCCCGCGCTCGACTTCGGATTGCAGCGGGCCAAGATGTCACTGCTCGATAGCCTGGAGCGGTTGGGGCGCGAACATATCGATTTGCTCTTGCTGCACGAGCCGCAGGCGGATCTGGTTCAGACGGACGAGTGGCTGCGCTGGCTCGAGGACTGTCGGACCGAAGGGAAAGTGCGTTACTTCGGGATGGCCGGTATGCCGCTCGACGTCGCGCCTCTTGTGGAGCAAGCTCCGGCTCTGGGCGAAGTCTTGCAACTGGCCGACAGCCTCGACCAGCATGAGGCCGACGCGGTGTTCACGACGCAGCCAATGCAGATTACCTACGGGTATGTGTCCGCTGCCGCCACACGGGCGCGCTCGCTCAATGTAACAGGGGTCCTGACCAAAGCCTTGCAACGCAATCGTTCCGGAGCTGTGATCGTGAGCACGACCAGGCCGGAGCGGCTGGCCCAATATGCGCCAATCGCCGACCGGGACGAGGCATGA
- a CDS encoding NAD(P)-dependent alcohol dehydrogenase produces the protein MATQTNEYPTKAYGATAPDSGLAPMDITRRGLRDDDVLIDISHCGICHSDLHTARNDWGRTTYPVVPGHEIVGTVAAVGDAVSRHKVGDRVAIGCMVDSCKQCAHCEMDLEQYCKQGMVGTYGGRDRHDGSTTHGGYSERIVCRDEFVLKVPDALSSEHAAPLLCAGITTYSPLRQWNVGPGSKVAVAGLGGLGHMGVKFAVAMGAEVTVLSRSESKRQDAMDLGAHDFLITTDREAMKAKTGYFDLVLNTVPVRHDVTPYLHLLRIDGAQVLVGVIDKLPELHSGILLGRKILSGSGIGGIAETQDMLDLCAEKAIVPEIEMIRMEEVNTAYDRMEASDVKYRFVIDMGAFRGA, from the coding sequence ATGGCGACCCAGACCAACGAATATCCGACCAAAGCATACGGCGCGACGGCGCCGGATAGCGGCCTTGCGCCAATGGACATCACGCGGCGGGGCTTGCGTGATGACGATGTGTTGATCGACATCAGCCATTGCGGGATCTGCCATTCCGATCTGCACACTGCGCGCAATGATTGGGGCCGCACAACCTACCCTGTTGTCCCTGGGCACGAGATTGTCGGAACGGTCGCTGCGGTCGGCGACGCGGTATCACGTCACAAGGTGGGGGACCGGGTCGCGATCGGCTGCATGGTCGATAGCTGCAAACAGTGCGCCCACTGCGAAATGGACCTGGAGCAATATTGCAAGCAGGGCATGGTCGGCACTTATGGCGGTCGAGACCGGCACGACGGGTCGACAACCCATGGCGGCTATTCGGAACGGATTGTGTGCCGCGACGAATTCGTCCTGAAAGTCCCCGACGCGTTGAGCAGCGAACATGCCGCGCCGCTGCTATGCGCGGGCATCACTACCTACTCCCCGCTGCGCCAATGGAACGTTGGTCCGGGCAGCAAGGTGGCCGTCGCAGGGCTCGGCGGACTGGGACATATGGGCGTCAAATTTGCCGTCGCGATGGGGGCAGAAGTAACCGTGCTCAGCCGCAGTGAAAGCAAGCGTCAGGATGCGATGGACCTCGGGGCGCATGATTTCCTGATCACCACCGACCGGGAAGCGATGAAGGCGAAGACCGGTTATTTCGATCTGGTCCTCAACACTGTTCCTGTCCGCCATGATGTCACGCCCTATCTCCATCTGCTGCGGATCGACGGCGCGCAAGTGCTGGTCGGTGTGATCGACAAGCTACCCGAATTGCATTCGGGCATCCTGCTCGGCCGCAAGATCCTCTCCGGAAGTGGCATTGGCGGGATCGCAGAGACGCAGGATATGCTCGATCTGTGTGCCGAAAAAGCGATTGTGCCCGAGATCGAGATGATCCGGATGGAGGAGGTCAATACCGCCTACGACCGGATGGAAGCCAGCGACGTCAAATATCGTTTCGTAATCGACATGGGCGCGTTCCGGGGCGCCTGA
- a CDS encoding CoA-acylating methylmalonate-semialdehyde dehydrogenase — protein MRQVDHFIVGDAGSGSGRTHQIWNPSTGEIQAEVPLGNADTLQRAVDAANKIQPEWAATNPQKRARVMFEFKRLVEANKQELAELLSSEHGKVVEDAHGDVQRGLEVIEFACGIPQALKGEYTQGAGPGIDVYSMRQPLGIGAGITPFNFPAMIPMWMFGMAVAAGNAFILKPSERDPSVPVRLAELFVEAGAPEGLLQVVHGDKEMVDAILDHADIPAISFVGSSDIAQYIYSRGTANAKRVQAFGGAKNHGIVMPDADLDQVVNDLAGAAFGSAGERCMALPVVVPVGEDTADKLREKLIPAINALRVGVSNDPDAHYGPVVTPEHKARVEGWIDTAEKEGAEVVIDGRGFSLQGHEKGFFVGPTLLDRVTADMESYQEEIFGPVLQIVRANDFEDAVRLPSDHQYGNGVAIFTRNGHAAREFASRVNVGMVGVNVPIPVPVSYHSFGGWKRSGFGDIDQYGMEGLRFWTKSKKVTQRWPDGSPDGGNAFVIPTMG, from the coding sequence ATGCGTCAGGTTGATCACTTCATTGTCGGCGATGCCGGTAGCGGAAGCGGCCGCACGCATCAGATCTGGAACCCCTCCACAGGGGAAATCCAGGCTGAAGTTCCCTTGGGCAATGCCGACACGCTCCAGCGCGCGGTCGATGCCGCCAACAAGATCCAGCCCGAGTGGGCAGCCACCAACCCGCAAAAGCGCGCCCGCGTGATGTTCGAATTCAAACGCCTTGTCGAAGCAAACAAGCAGGAACTGGCCGAGCTGCTGTCGAGCGAGCACGGCAAGGTGGTCGAAGACGCCCATGGCGATGTGCAGCGCGGATTGGAAGTGATCGAATTTGCCTGCGGCATCCCGCAGGCGCTGAAGGGTGAATATACGCAGGGCGCCGGCCCGGGCATCGATGTCTATTCGATGCGCCAGCCGCTTGGCATTGGTGCCGGTATCACGCCGTTCAATTTCCCGGCCATGATCCCGATGTGGATGTTCGGCATGGCTGTTGCCGCGGGCAATGCCTTCATCCTGAAGCCGAGCGAGCGCGACCCGAGCGTGCCGGTGCGGCTCGCCGAACTGTTCGTGGAAGCAGGCGCGCCAGAGGGGCTGTTGCAGGTCGTCCACGGCGACAAGGAAATGGTCGACGCGATCCTCGATCACGCCGATATTCCGGCGATCAGCTTCGTCGGATCGAGCGATATCGCGCAATATATCTACTCGCGCGGAACCGCGAATGCCAAGCGTGTGCAGGCCTTTGGCGGCGCGAAAAACCACGGCATCGTGATGCCGGATGCAGATCTCGACCAGGTCGTGAACGATCTCGCCGGGGCCGCATTCGGCTCTGCCGGGGAACGCTGCATGGCGCTGCCGGTGGTAGTGCCGGTGGGCGAAGATACCGCCGACAAGCTGCGCGAAAAGCTGATCCCGGCGATCAACGCCCTGCGTGTGGGCGTCTCCAACGATCCCGATGCGCATTACGGCCCGGTCGTCACGCCCGAGCACAAGGCCCGGGTCGAAGGCTGGATCGACACAGCCGAGAAGGAAGGCGCCGAAGTCGTGATCGATGGTCGTGGCTTCAGCCTGCAAGGGCACGAGAAGGGGTTCTTCGTCGGGCCAACCTTGCTCGACCGGGTCACGGCGGACATGGAAAGCTATCAGGAAGAGATCTTCGGCCCGGTACTGCAAATCGTGCGCGCGAATGATTTCGAAGACGCCGTGCGCCTGCCCAGCGACCACCAATATGGCAACGGGGTCGCCATCTTCACCCGCAACGGCCACGCCGCACGCGAGTTTGCCAGCCGCGTGAATGTCGGGATGGTGGGCGTCAATGTCCCGATCCCGGTGCCGGTGAGCTATCACAGCTTCGGCGGGTGGAAACGCTCGGGCTTCGGCGACATCGACCAGTATGGCATGGAAGGCTTGCGGTTCTGGACCAAGAGCAAGAAAGTGACCCAGCGCTGGCCGGATGGATCACCTGATGGCGGCAACGCCTTCGTCATCCCGACGATGGGCTGA
- a CDS encoding VOC family protein: protein MSSLTLATVTLVVPDYDQGIAFYAGALGFDLVEDADLGGGKRWVVVSPSDGANLLLARADNDDQRAAIGNQTGGRVSFFLHTDDFEATYADFAAKGVTFHEQPRHEAYGSVAVFSDPFGNRWDLIQPSSESGKAA from the coding sequence GTGAGCTCGCTCACGCTCGCCACGGTCACCTTGGTGGTGCCGGATTATGATCAGGGCATCGCATTCTATGCCGGTGCACTCGGATTCGACTTGGTCGAGGACGCCGATCTGGGTGGCGGCAAACGCTGGGTCGTTGTCAGCCCTTCAGACGGCGCGAATTTGTTGCTGGCCCGGGCCGACAATGATGACCAGCGCGCCGCAATCGGCAACCAGACCGGCGGGCGGGTCAGTTTTTTCCTGCATACCGACGATTTTGAGGCCACCTATGCCGATTTTGCCGCAAAAGGTGTGACCTTTCACGAACAACCCCGCCACGAAGCCTATGGCAGCGTGGCGGTCTTCAGCGATCCGTTCGGCAATCGCTGGGACCTTATCCAACCCTCTAGCGAAAGCGGGAAAGCAGCATGA
- a CDS encoding acyl-CoA dehydrogenase family protein, with product MSNQFQLTEDQLAIQEMAQRFTADNITPFASEWDEKHHFPRDVIKSTAELGFGAIYVSEESGGIGLGRLEAALIMEAMAYGCPTTSAFISIHNMAAWMIDQFGGQEVKDKYLPDLVTMEKIASYALTEPGSGSDAAGLKTSAKLDGDAYVLNGTKQFISGGGFNDVYVCMVRTSDHKTKGITCLVVDKDTPGVSFGAPEKKLGWNASPTAQVNFEDARVPVENRVGDEGEGFRFAMMGLDGGRLNIGACSLGGAQRCLDEAVSYTKDRKQFDTPVADFQNTQFMLADMATDLEASRALLYLAAAKVTDGAPDKSRFSAMAKRLATDNGSKIVNDALQLFGGYGYLKDYPIERFWRDLRVHSILEGTNQVMRMIVGRDLLRQ from the coding sequence ATGAGCAACCAATTCCAACTGACCGAAGACCAGCTTGCCATCCAGGAGATGGCGCAGCGTTTCACCGCCGACAATATCACGCCATTCGCAAGCGAGTGGGACGAGAAGCACCACTTCCCGCGCGATGTGATCAAGAGCACTGCCGAACTCGGCTTTGGCGCAATCTACGTATCCGAGGAATCGGGCGGCATCGGCCTGGGTCGGCTTGAAGCGGCACTGATCATGGAAGCGATGGCCTATGGCTGCCCGACCACCAGCGCCTTCATCTCCATCCACAATATGGCGGCCTGGATGATTGACCAGTTCGGCGGGCAGGAGGTGAAGGACAAATACCTTCCCGACCTCGTCACAATGGAGAAAATCGCCAGCTATGCCCTGACCGAACCGGGCAGCGGATCGGACGCAGCAGGGCTCAAGACCTCTGCCAAGCTTGATGGCGACGCTTACGTGCTCAACGGCACGAAACAGTTCATTTCCGGCGGCGGGTTCAACGATGTCTATGTCTGCATGGTCCGCACCAGCGACCACAAGACCAAGGGCATTACCTGCCTGGTGGTCGACAAAGACACCCCCGGTGTCAGCTTTGGCGCACCGGAGAAGAAGCTGGGCTGGAATGCCTCCCCGACCGCGCAAGTCAACTTTGAGGATGCCCGTGTGCCGGTCGAAAATCGCGTTGGCGATGAGGGCGAAGGTTTCCGCTTTGCCATGATGGGCCTGGATGGCGGACGCCTCAATATCGGTGCCTGCTCGCTCGGTGGGGCGCAGCGCTGCCTTGATGAAGCCGTATCCTACACCAAGGATCGCAAGCAATTCGACACGCCGGTGGCCGATTTCCAGAACACCCAGTTCATGCTCGCCGACATGGCGACCGATCTGGAGGCGTCGCGCGCTCTGCTCTATCTCGCTGCAGCCAAGGTCACCGATGGCGCACCGGACAAGAGCCGTTTTTCCGCTATGGCCAAACGGCTGGCGACCGACAACGGATCGAAGATCGTCAATGATGCGCTGCAGCTGTTCGGTGGCTATGGCTACCTTAAGGACTACCCGATCGAGCGCTTCTGGCGTGATCTGCGGGTTCATTCGATCCTGGAGGGTACCAACCAGGTCATGCGCATGATCGTGGGCCGGGATTTACTGCGCCAGTGA
- a CDS encoding enoyl-CoA hydratase/isomerase family protein, whose protein sequence is MTDDVLIHKHGRVGHISLNRPKALHALTLDMCHAMSAALSDWADDDSVEAIVLDHAEGRGFCAGGDIAFLRNSALNDGGVSGRKFFHDEYQLNHQMMTYAKPIVAFMDGITMGGGVGIALPAKFRVATENTRFAMPETGIGLFPDVGGGWHLSRLGGRVGQFLALTGARMDGAECLWAGIATHYVPSEMLAELKARIVEKPDRIAGILSEPVGTPPKARIESNADKIAKHFASDRYEDILASLEAVMEDDDWAAKERDTLGTKSPQTCKVALRQLADSSKLDSFADNMVMEYRIASRVLTRPDFAEGVRAVIVDKTNDPQWDPATPEEVSEDLIDSIFAALPEGEEWVPLK, encoded by the coding sequence ATGACGGACGATGTCCTGATCCACAAACACGGCCGGGTTGGCCATATTTCGCTCAACCGGCCCAAGGCGCTGCATGCGCTGACGCTGGACATGTGCCACGCGATGAGCGCGGCGTTGAGCGATTGGGCTGATGATGACAGCGTCGAGGCCATCGTCCTCGACCATGCGGAAGGTCGCGGGTTCTGCGCGGGCGGCGATATCGCCTTTCTGCGCAATTCGGCGCTCAATGATGGCGGAGTGTCAGGACGCAAGTTCTTCCACGATGAGTACCAGCTCAACCACCAGATGATGACCTACGCCAAGCCGATCGTGGCCTTCATGGATGGCATCACCATGGGCGGCGGCGTGGGCATTGCCCTGCCCGCCAAATTCCGCGTCGCGACCGAGAATACGCGCTTCGCCATGCCGGAAACGGGCATCGGCCTGTTCCCCGATGTGGGCGGCGGCTGGCATTTGTCGCGCCTTGGCGGACGGGTCGGGCAGTTCCTGGCCCTGACAGGTGCGCGGATGGACGGGGCGGAATGCCTGTGGGCCGGCATTGCCACCCATTATGTTCCGAGCGAGATGCTCGCAGAGCTAAAAGCGCGCATCGTCGAAAAGCCCGACCGCATTGCCGGCATCCTGTCCGAACCCGTTGGCACACCGCCCAAGGCACGGATCGAAAGCAATGCCGACAAGATCGCCAAGCACTTCGCCAGCGACCGATACGAAGACATACTCGCCAGCCTCGAAGCGGTAATGGAGGACGACGACTGGGCCGCCAAGGAGCGCGACACGCTCGGCACCAAGAGCCCGCAGACCTGCAAGGTGGCCCTGCGGCAGCTTGCAGACTCTAGCAAACTCGACAGTTTCGCCGACAACATGGTGATGGAATACCGCATTGCATCGCGGGTCCTCACACGGCCCGACTTTGCCGAGGGCGTGCGTGCAGTGATTGTCGACAAGACCAACGATCCGCAATGGGATCCGGCCACCCCTGAAGAGGTGAGCGAAGACCTGATCGACAGCATCTTCGCAGCCCTGCCTGAAGGTGAGGAGTGGGTGCCGCTGAAATAG
- a CDS encoding FkbM family methyltransferase gives MKGRAMDYSSGWIMALRRIGQRMGILRPMQRLYRRVFRIDYEQAFDSALKNRVQAGDTVWDVGANIGHYAPQFADWTGPDGNVIAIEPSPSSLPELRAAVAGLANVTIKEVALSDENGTTEFFLSTEGASANEGLSKVGSDTGMVGHTVTVMRGEQLAVTHSPHVIKIDVEGFEFEVIEGLGTSLDDPRLHTIAVEVHFQTLARRGQAGAPARLVEMLDAAGFDVRWTDPSHLVATR, from the coding sequence GTGAAGGGTAGGGCAATGGATTATTCGAGCGGGTGGATCATGGCCTTACGCCGCATCGGGCAGCGGATGGGTATCCTGCGCCCGATGCAGAGGCTCTATCGACGGGTCTTCCGGATCGATTACGAGCAGGCGTTCGATAGCGCCCTGAAGAACCGCGTTCAGGCGGGCGATACCGTTTGGGATGTCGGGGCAAATATCGGCCATTACGCGCCGCAATTCGCCGATTGGACAGGCCCGGACGGTAACGTCATCGCGATCGAGCCGTCGCCTTCCAGCCTGCCGGAATTGCGCGCTGCCGTGGCCGGATTGGCCAATGTGACGATCAAGGAAGTGGCGCTCTCCGACGAGAATGGGACAACAGAGTTTTTCCTCAGCACCGAAGGGGCAAGCGCCAATGAAGGGCTGAGCAAGGTCGGATCCGATACCGGCATGGTGGGCCACACGGTCACCGTTATGCGCGGGGAGCAGCTGGCCGTCACGCATTCGCCACATGTTATCAAGATCGATGTCGAGGGTTTCGAATTCGAAGTTATCGAGGGGCTGGGTACCTCATTGGATGATCCGCGCCTGCACACAATTGCGGTCGAAGTACATTTCCAGACACTGGCAAGGCGAGGGCAAGCGGGTGCGCCCGCCCGCTTGGTCGAGATGCTGGACGCAGCTGGGTTTGACGTGCGCTGGACAGATCCGTCGCATCTGGTGGCGACCCGCTGA